The Tautonia marina DNA window GTCGGCGTGGCAGGATCGGATCACCGCCAGGTCATCGGCACAGGTTGCCAGATGCGGAAAAAGATCCGACATCACCAGGCCGCTCTCTCCACACTGCCGGAACGTCCGCTTCGAGCCGAGCAGCAGCGATTCGTCGCTCGTTTGCTGGAAGGTGACCTTCCCGAAGCTCTCCGGCGTGCGCTGACCGTGAAGCCGGTTGAGCAACGGCTTCGGGTCAAACGTCTCCATCTGGCTTGGCCCGCCGGTCAGAAACAGGAAGATGACCGACGTGGCCCTCGGCTCGAAGTGCGGGGCGCGGGCCCCGAGCGGATCGGTCAGGCGTTCGTCATCTCCCAGAGCCTGGGGCAGAAGACCGTCCTGGGCGAGCAGCGAGGCAGCGGCCATCGACCCAAATCCGAGAGCACTCCGGGAGAGAAAATCCCGGCGACTCCGCGCGATCGAGGCCCCCGGGCAGGACTCAGGGTGCGACGCCTGGTTGCTTGGCATGAGATCACCCCTGGGGCTGAAAGACTGAGGACGATCGAGCCGATCAATCCACATAAAGAAATTCGTCGAGATTCATCAGGACCAGGCACAGGTCGGAGAGTGCTGCGGCGAGGGCCGGAGTCACCCCTTCGGGCAATGGCGATCCTTCGGTGTCCCACGACACCCCTTCGACCTCCAGCAGCGCGGCCTGGCCTTCAAGGAACAGATGGGCTCGCTCCCGTTCCTCCGGCCGAGGCGGGCGGGACAGTGCGACCTCTATCGCTCTGCCGGCCAGACGGTCCGGGTCGGGCCCGACCTCGGCGAGCAATCGCCCCGCGAAGTTCCGCGACTGTTCGTCCAGGAGCGCACTGTTCAACAAGGCCAGCGCCTGGCCGGCGTGGATGCTGATGTTCCTCTCACCGCACGAGACCAGGGTATCCGGCGCATCAAACGCTTCCATGAAGGGCAGCGGAATGTTGCGCTTGACGAAGAGGTAGATGCTTCGTCTGGTGTATTCGTCCGGGTCCGGGGTCGGCTCCCAGTTCCCCTTGTAGACCTGGCTCGCGACCTCGGGTTCCAGGGGCAACCGGACGCCCGGCCCTCCGCGGGTCCGGTTCAGGGTGCCGGCCACTGCGAGAACCCCGTCTCGCAAGACCTCCGCCTCCAACCGTCGCCGAGGCATCCGGCTGAGCAAGAGATTGTCCGGGTCTTCCTCCAGGCTTTGATCCGAAGCCCTCGATGACTGGCGATAGGTCGCTGAGGTGACCATCAACCGGTGCATTGCCTTCAATCGGAAGCCGCCCTCTGCGAACTCGACGGCGAGCCAGTCGAGCAATTCCGGATGAGTCGGCGGGTCGCCCATGATGCCGAAATTATTGGGGGTGGCCACCAGTCCCCGGCCGAAGTGGTGCTGCCAGAGGCGGTTGACCATGACGCGAGCCGTCAGCGGGTGTGACGGGTCGCCCAGCCACCTTGCCAGCGAGGCGCGCCGCCCGGCAGTCCCCGGCCGCTCCGAAGTCGCTGAAATCGGAACAAGAGCCGGACCATGAATCGCTCCCGGAAACTGAGGAGCAACCTCGTCGAGATGACGGCCCGGTTCGCCCTGAAACAGGATAAACGTGGCCGGGGCCGGCGATTCGACTTCCGAGACGGTCATGATTCCCGCTGGAGGCTCGGGCTTGATCGCATTGTGGGCGTCGATCTCGGCGACCAGGAGATCGCGGCGAGCCGGGTCTTCTCCAGATCCCGATTCATCCAGCGCCCGCAGTTCTTTCCGAAGCCGATCGCTCGTCGCCTTCCAGCGGTCCATTCTCTCTTCGTATTCCCGCTGCTCCGGCTCCGATGCGATCGACAGGTCGCGAGACTCGGTGCCGGCGAAGAACGCCTGGAGCCGGAAGTAGTCGGCCTGAGGGATGGGGTCGAACTTGTGGTCGTGGCAGCGGGCGCAGCCGATCGTCAGGCCGAGGAAGGCCGAACCGATCATGTCGGTCATCTCGGTCAGAACTTCCTGACGGTTCTTTTCCTCGTCCTGATTACCGGCGTTCAGGCGGAGCGGCCCGAGCCGATGCAAGCCGGTGGCAACAAGCGCCTCCGGATCGTCTGGCGAAAGCTCATCGCCGGCAACTTGCTCACGGACGAAACGGTCGTAGGGCATGTCAGCGTTCAGGGCGTCGATCACCCAGTCGCGGTATCGCCAGGCATGGGGGCGAGCATCATCATACTCGTATCCATCACTGTCCGCGTATCGGACCACATCAAGCCAGTGCCTGCCCCATCGCTCTCCGTAATGCGGAGAGTCAAGAAGGCGGTCGACAACCCGTTCGAACGCCCCCGGTTCCGTGTCGGCCAGGAACGCCTCAACGTCTTCGGGGGACGGGGGCAGCCCTGTCAGATCAAACGTCACGCGACGCAAAAGCGTTGCTCGATCAGCGGGCGGTGCAGGCTCCAGTCCGAACTCCTCCATCCCCCTCAGGACAAAGGCATCGATCGGATTCTCAATCCAGTCGGCCCTGACCGGCTCGGGCACGGCAGGCCGCTCAGGAGGTAACCAAGGCCAATCCGCGCTGTCCTCTCCCGCGACCAGCGATGGAACGGCCGCCAACAGAACCAACCCGAGGACGACGGGGATGCCCCGAATCATCCGCAAGGAACGACGCTGGCCAGGGAATACGAAGACCATGATCCTCTCGCCCGGGGAAGACCTCGCGGGAGTTGGCGGGCTCACCTCAAGGCCTTCCGTTGGCCTAGCTCGCCCCGCGTTGGTTCAACAGAATCGGGTTGCTTTGATACGATGGTCATGCCCTCTGGAGGTTAAACAAAGATTCTAGCAATGAGGAGACAGGCCGTCCAGGAACTGAATTCTTCCGTCGGAGAAGCTCCGGAGACTCGGCGATCTCGGACAATTCCCCGGCCGATTCGATCGCCTTGACGAATTCCCCCACCGGACGGGGCAACCCACCCGCGGGTCACTGGAGATGGGGATCGATCTCCAGAGCATCGAGGACCGTGATCGGAAAGCGTGCCGACCGGTCTCGAGCCTCGAACATGAATCGATCGATCCGGCTGACGAGTTCGGGGTGTTCGCCGGAGACTCTCGTGCCATTCGCCAGGGGCGGACCCAGGATTGCACTGTTCGACGCTCAGAGAATTGCCGCGTGAATCAACCCAGTGCGAACCCTCTTCCAGTCGCCAAGACGAAGGGCCTACTGACCCGGAAATTGCATGCCTGGGTCGCCCTGTCACAGCGGGAACCTTGCACTTGAAGAGTTCGGATCATGCGACCTCAAACCCGACAAAATCGTATAGCCATCGCGTGTTTCCGAAGGAAAGCTGGGCATGCAATCTCCGGGCTTCGCTGCAACGGGGACCAACGGCCCCATCCTGGGAGCGCATGGGCAGCGCCCAGGAGTCGTGCCAGGTCGAATCACGCCGAAAACGAGCGGAATGACTGATGAACTGTCCGCCGCGTTGGATGAGCGCAAAGAGAAACCCGAGACGTGTTGAAACGCCCCGGGTCGCATTGCGTCGGGAGTGGGCAGAGCCGGGATCGAACCGGCGACACCAGGATTATCAATTCTGACACCAAAATCAACGTAACCCCCTAAAGAACACACATTACAGCGATCTTTCCCATTCCAGATCGGGGCGAAACACAACGAGTATTCGTCCTGTTTCCGTGGGATCGCGTGTCAAAGCATGTCACGACATGGGCTCATTTGGGTGGTGGCTTGCCCGGCCGATCCCAGCGAAAAAGATGGGTCGATCGAACGAGGACACCCCAGCACCGCCGATCGACCAGACCTCCCAGCCGGATTGACTTCCCCGTCCTCACGAACGGATCGAGCCACAGGAATCGCGTCACCAGCCGGAGGCTGAGGACGTGCTCACGGTGGATGAGTCTGGTTCGATTCGGCGGGCGCGACGCGATGGCATGTCCATCCGGCAGATCGCCCGGCAAATCGCCTTCGAGTTCTTCGGTCGGGTGCCCAGCGAAGTCTGTTGGGATTACGTGGCCCGCCCCATAGTCGGTGAACACCCATAGAGCTCGCGGCGTCGGATCGGAGATGGGGTGGAGCCAGCCTCAATCCCGACCCAGTCGCTACGAAGCAAACCGTGGGGGCTTCGTTTTCTGACCAACCGACGGTCACCGGCCAGTGCTACATTATTTTCGCCAGCCATCACAGAGCTGGAAGACAATAGGATATCATGCGCCCTTCTCATGGCTTTGTTCGCCGGGTCCGCCGTTCGGAGTGCCGCTCATGTCATCATCCGCGATCACCGCCAACCGTCCCGTTCCGATGATTCTGATCCTGCTGCTGCTGGGGATCTTCGTGGCGTGGTCGGGCCCGGCCGGAATCAAGGGAAGCACGCCCGGGACCGCCGCGTCTCCGCTCCCCGACCGCACTCCCTGGACCTCCTCCCGGGTTGTCGGATCTCCCGATCCGCCTCCCCCGTTCGACGTCGTCCGAGTGTTCCCGAACTTGAAGTTCACCAACCCCTTGCTCATCGCCCGAGTGCCCCGGTCAGGCCGCCTCATCGTCGGCGAGCAGTCTGGCGTTCTCTATTCGTTTGCCGATGACCAGAACGCCCAGGCCGAACTCTTCTTCGACCTCCCTCGGGAACTGGAAACCCTCGATCGGCTCGAAGGCGCGGAGGGGGTCGAAGCGGTCTACGGCCTGGCCTTCCACCCAGACTTCGAGCGCAATCGGCAGTGCTTCATCTGCTACACCCTGCGGGGGTCGGATCGCAGCCAGCCGAATCTCAAGGACGGAACCCGCGTGTCGCGGTTCACGGTCTCCCAGACGGACCCGCCGAGGATCGACCCATCTTCCGAGGAGATCGTCATCTCCTTCCTCCAAGGCGGACACAACGGGGGCGACCTCCACTTCGGACCCGATGGCTTCCTCTACATCTCCACCGGAGACGCGGCCAGCCCGAACCCGCCGGACCCGCTCAACACGGGCCAGGATATCTCCGACCTGCTCTCCTCCATCCTCCGAATCGACGTCGATCGCAAGGACGAGGGCCGAAACTACGCCATCCCCGACGACAACCCGTTCGTCTCGTTCGAGGGGGCCCGCCCCGAGGTCTGGGCCTACGGCTTCCGCAATCCCTGGCGCATGAGCTTCGATCGCCAGACCGGCGAGCTGTTCGTCGGAGACGTCGGCTGGGAACTCTGGGAGATGGTGTATCGGGTCGAGAAAGGGGGCAACTACGGCTGGGCCGCGATGGAGGGCCCGCAGCCGATCAAGTCGGATCAGGTCGGCCCCACACCGATCCACCCCCCGCTGATCGAGCTACCGCACGCGATCGCCTGTAGCGTCACCGGCGGCCTGGTTTACCGAGGCAAGAAGTTCCCCGAGCTGTTCGGGGCGTACATCTTCGGCGACTGGGAGACCCGCCGCCTCTGGGCCGCCCGCTTCGAGGGGGGACGCACCGTCGAGATGCCCGAACTGGCCCGCCCCTCGATCCGCTTCGTCGCCTTCTGCGAGAACCGCGACGGCGAGCTCTATTTCCTCGACCACGAGGCCGGCACCATCCACACGTTGGAACGGAGCCAGGGCGGCGAGCGGAACGTCGCGTTCCCAACCACCCTGTCCGATACCGGCCTGTTCGCCTCGGTC harbors:
- a CDS encoding DUF1549 and DUF1553 domain-containing protein, which produces MPEPVRADWIENPIDAFVLRGMEEFGLEPAPPADRATLLRRVTFDLTGLPPSPEDVEAFLADTEPGAFERVVDRLLDSPHYGERWGRHWLDVVRYADSDGYEYDDARPHAWRYRDWVIDALNADMPYDRFVREQVAGDELSPDDPEALVATGLHRLGPLRLNAGNQDEEKNRQEVLTEMTDMIGSAFLGLTIGCARCHDHKFDPIPQADYFRLQAFFAGTESRDLSIASEPEQREYEERMDRWKATSDRLRKELRALDESGSGEDPARRDLLVAEIDAHNAIKPEPPAGIMTVSEVESPAPATFILFQGEPGRHLDEVAPQFPGAIHGPALVPISATSERPGTAGRRASLARWLGDPSHPLTARVMVNRLWQHHFGRGLVATPNNFGIMGDPPTHPELLDWLAVEFAEGGFRLKAMHRLMVTSATYRQSSRASDQSLEEDPDNLLLSRMPRRRLEAEVLRDGVLAVAGTLNRTRGGPGVRLPLEPEVASQVYKGNWEPTPDPDEYTRRSIYLFVKRNIPLPFMEAFDAPDTLVSCGERNISIHAGQALALLNSALLDEQSRNFAGRLLAEVGPDPDRLAGRAIEVALSRPPRPEERERAHLFLEGQAALLEVEGVSWDTEGSPLPEGVTPALAAALSDLCLVLMNLDEFLYVD